From Rutidosis leptorrhynchoides isolate AG116_Rl617_1_P2 chromosome 3, CSIRO_AGI_Rlap_v1, whole genome shotgun sequence, a single genomic window includes:
- the LOC139897334 gene encoding uncharacterized protein isoform X1, with the protein MTGWKSSNQELHASCSDMLRCITIQYKSDIVRGNDEKSRSQRMHIYVSLLKQMAPEHLLATFAKVCAEILASASDGMLKIEDVTCQSVLQVIEAQVLGVNMLQINYNLLLELILGASLGFDFSCHMNHDCLLNLESWYSKKQSLV; encoded by the exons ATGACAG GTTGGAAATCATCAAATCAAGAATTACATGCTTCTTGCTCAGACATGCTGAGATGTATAACCATACAATATAAGTCAGACATAGTTAG AGGTAACGATGAGAAGTCGAGGTCTCAAAGAATGCATATATATGTTTCATTACTGAAGCAAATGGCtccggagcatcttttggctacattTGCTAAGGTATGTGCAGAGATTCTAGCCTCTGCATCTGATGGTATGCTCAAGATTGAAGATGTTACCTGCCAGTCTGTTCTACAGGTAATTGAGGCACAAGTATTAGGTGTAAATATGTTGCAGATAAATTATAATCTCTTATTAGAACTAATTTTAGGAGCATCCCTTGGATTTGATTTCTCTTGTCACATGAATCATGATTGCCTGTTGAATCTGGAAAGCTGGTACTCGAAAAAGCAGAGTTTAGTGTGA
- the LOC139897334 gene encoding condensin-2 complex subunit CAP-D3-like isoform X2 yields the protein MTGWKSSNQELHASCSDMLRCITIQYKSDIVRGNDEKSRSQRMHIYVSLLKQMAPEHLLATFAKVCAEILASASDGMLKIEDVTCQSVLQEHPLDLISLVT from the exons ATGACAG GTTGGAAATCATCAAATCAAGAATTACATGCTTCTTGCTCAGACATGCTGAGATGTATAACCATACAATATAAGTCAGACATAGTTAG AGGTAACGATGAGAAGTCGAGGTCTCAAAGAATGCATATATATGTTTCATTACTGAAGCAAATGGCtccggagcatcttttggctacattTGCTAAGGTATGTGCAGAGATTCTAGCCTCTGCATCTGATGGTATGCTCAAGATTGAAGATGTTACCTGCCAGTCTGTTCTACAG GAGCATCCCTTGGATTTGATTTCTCTTGTCACATGA
- the LOC139897334 gene encoding condensin-2 complex subunit CAP-D3-like isoform X3, whose protein sequence is MTGWKSSNQELHASCSDMLRCITIQYKSDIVRGNDEKSRSQRMHIYVSLLKQMAPEHLLATFAKVCAEILASASDGMLKIEDVTCQSVLQLVLEKAEFSVR, encoded by the exons ATGACAG GTTGGAAATCATCAAATCAAGAATTACATGCTTCTTGCTCAGACATGCTGAGATGTATAACCATACAATATAAGTCAGACATAGTTAG AGGTAACGATGAGAAGTCGAGGTCTCAAAGAATGCATATATATGTTTCATTACTGAAGCAAATGGCtccggagcatcttttggctacattTGCTAAGGTATGTGCAGAGATTCTAGCCTCTGCATCTGATGGTATGCTCAAGATTGAAGATGTTACCTGCCAGTCTGTTCTACAG CTGGTACTCGAAAAAGCAGAGTTTAGTGTGAGGTGA